A DNA window from Mucilaginibacter xinganensis contains the following coding sequences:
- a CDS encoding carboxypeptidase-like regulatory domain-containing protein, whose product MKIITTISIVVLSGTFALGQTVAVSGTVNNQKGQPVPYAFVRDAQHNYATFADSTGSFVLKADPASALQVSAVNYKETHVRIENKTNVNVVLPADAVTDGVSSLNSIKQNANSGFLQARQQLVAEGVGVQTVREGFQQEATRGSRYLYSDWVPAFGIGKNETIIFENTNFYNYDKLNGSIIYTNDGKSMAQVSPDQIKSFSLFDRKGHAHVYENAPAINGKPFVEVLVSTPKYKIYKKIDTKLQRADFHTDGVLEMGHRYDEYVDVERYYFVGADGKPQAISLKKSALKKLLGGEADAFIASQGSRDVDEDYVRDLGNSLIK is encoded by the coding sequence ATGAAAATTATTACTACTATTTCAATAGTTGTGCTGTCAGGCACATTTGCTTTAGGGCAAACTGTTGCCGTAAGCGGCACGGTTAACAATCAAAAAGGGCAACCGGTTCCCTATGCTTTTGTACGCGACGCCCAGCATAATTACGCCACTTTTGCCGATTCGACAGGCTCATTTGTATTAAAGGCAGACCCCGCTTCGGCACTGCAGGTTTCGGCAGTTAATTATAAGGAGACCCATGTACGGATTGAAAATAAAACCAACGTGAACGTGGTATTGCCCGCCGATGCGGTTACCGATGGGGTAAGTTCACTTAATTCAATCAAACAAAATGCAAACAGCGGGTTTTTACAGGCCAGGCAGCAGTTGGTTGCAGAGGGTGTGGGTGTTCAAACGGTAAGGGAGGGTTTTCAACAGGAAGCCACAAGGGGCAGCCGCTACCTTTACAGCGATTGGGTACCCGCCTTTGGTATTGGAAAAAATGAGACGATCATATTTGAGAATACCAATTTTTACAACTATGATAAATTGAACGGAAGCATCATTTATACCAACGACGGCAAGTCAATGGCGCAGGTATCTCCCGACCAGATTAAAAGCTTTAGTTTATTTGACAGAAAAGGGCATGCCCATGTTTATGAAAACGCACCGGCAATAAACGGAAAACCGTTTGTTGAAGTGTTGGTAAGCACCCCTAAATACAAGATCTACAAAAAAATTGACACCAAATTACAGCGGGCTGATTTTCATACCGATGGCGTGCTGGAGATGGGCCATCGGTATGATGAGTATGTAGATGTGGAACGCTATTATTTTGTTGGCGCCGATGGGAAACCACAAGCCATCTCGCTTAAAAAGAGTGCGTTGAAGAAACTTTTGGGAGGCGAAGCAGATGCTTTTATAGCCTCACAGGGATCAAGGGATGTTGATGAGGATTATGTGAGGGATTTGGGGAACAGCCTGATTAAGTAG